A stretch of Cicer arietinum cultivar CDC Frontier isolate Library 1 chromosome 5, Cicar.CDCFrontier_v2.0, whole genome shotgun sequence DNA encodes these proteins:
- the LOC101500760 gene encoding ATP synthase subunit b', chloroplastic, which translates to MATMIMASSKPIIRVPTISLSPPTPKLPMLQISLPTINPKLKLQISKLKSITLAATSLSLAFAPPSLAIEKAALFDFNLTLPIIMVEFLLLMVALDKLYFTPLGNFMDGRDASIREKLNSVKDTSDEVKQLEEQANAVLKAARAEISAALNQMKKETQVEVEEKIAEGRKKVDAELQEALANLEKQKEETVKSLDSQIAALSQDIVNKVLPTA; encoded by the coding sequence ATGGCCACAATGATCATGGCATCCTCCAAACCCATAATTCGAGTTCCCACAATTTCCCTTTCCCCTCCTACACCTAAACTCCCCATGCTCCAAATCTCACTCCCAACCATCAACCCCAAACTCAAACTCCAAATCTCAAAGCTCAAATCAATAACCCTAGCCGCAACATCGCTCTCCTTAGCCTTCGCACCACCCTCCCTCGCTATCGAAAAAGCCGCTCTCTTCGATTTCAATTTAACCCTCCCAATCATAATGGTAGAATTCCTTCTCCTCATGGTCGCTCTCGACAAATTATACTTCACTCCTCTCGGTAACTTCATGGACGGTAGAGACGCATCCATCAGAGAGAAACTTAACAGCGTTAAGGACACGTCGGATGAGGTTAAACAGTTGGAGGAACAGGCGAATGCGGTTTTGAAAGCAGCACGTGCTGAAATATCGGCGGCTTTGAATCAGATGAAGAAGGAGACACAGGTTGAAGTGGAAGAGAAGATTGCGGAGGGAAGGAAGAAAGTGGATGCTGAATTGCAAGAGGCTCTTGCTAATTTGGAAAAGCAAAAGGAAGAAACGGTTAAGTCTCTTGATTCTCAGATTGCTGCTCTTAGCCAGGATATTGTTAATAAGGTTCTTCCTACTGCTTAG
- the LOC101500004 gene encoding uncharacterized protein → MMSGLNNVSDDSPRQSLTMQFSSLMIIDPGRLSYDKLPSQTLTLSILKLDSSSFHVEVPKTATVAVLKQAVESAFSHVPLKGPEKISWPLVWGRFCLCYEGQKLVTETDYLRDYGIKDGDQLRFVRHVSNICSFQRQPLKKRNINLKQHGRSSSQVNGCQQKEHDDDDDDNIGLDHIVIENGKIQHSNAEENCLGMSSRLTGYLGGLFSETRMAVVRKARMEGGVCRSMISKGIVSSLRKVKGIVGHCRRPHRRHTWREFSSL, encoded by the exons ATGATGAGTGGGTTGAATAATGTTTCTGACGATAGCCCTCGGCAATCTCTTACCATGCAATTTTCTTCCCTCATGATCATCGATCCCGGCCGTTTATCTTACGACAAACTTCCTTCCCAAACTCTCACTCTCTCCATCCTCAAATTGGATTCCTCTTCCTTCC ATGTCGAAGTTCCAAAAACAGCAACTGTTGCGGTACTCAAGCAGGCTGTAGAGTCGGCTTTTAGTCACGTACCTCTGAAAGGACCCGAGAAAATATCATG GCCACTTGTTTGGGGACGATTTTGTTTATGCTATGAAGGACAGAAGTTAGTTACAGAAACTGATTATCTTAGAGATTATGGTATCAAGGATGGTGATCAG CTTCGTTTCGTTCGCCATGTATCCAACATCTGTAGTTTTCAAAGACAACCGTTGAAGAAAAGAAATATCAATTTGAAACAACATGGGAG ATCATCATCACAAGTGAATGGATGTCAACAGAAAGaacatgatgatgatgatgatgacaacATTGGTTTAGATCATATAGTGATAGAGAATGGGAAGATCCAACATAGCAATGCAGAAGAAAATTGCCTTGGAATGAGCAGCAGGTTAACTGGATATTTGGGAGGGCTGTTTTCAGAGACCCGTATGGCAGTTGTGAGGAAAGCTAGAATGGAAGGTGGGGTTTGTCGTTCCATGATTTCCAAAGGTATAGTGAGCAGTTTAAGGAAGGTTAAAGGGATTGTAGGCCATTGCAGGAGGCCACATCGAAGACACACATGGAGAGAGTTTTCATCTTTATGA
- the LOC101499177 gene encoding UDP-N-acetylglucosamine transporter UGNT1-like isoform X2 yields MSLKASYSSENLILPVSDPPNDEDRERLLKSDDTILRGSSMTKRGAFAAISYMSCAVLLVMFNKAALSSYDFPSANFIALLQMVCSCCFLYVLRSWRIISFTTGEAVIIADNSKIFVSFKTLRHTLPIAGSYLLYMLVTMESVRGVNVPMYTTLRRTTVVFTMIVEYMLVGQRYTPSIIFSVGLIVFGAFVAGARDLSFDAYGYAVVFLSNITTAIYLATISRVGKTSGLNSFGLMWCNGIICGPILFVWTFVRGDLKMTINFPHLLSLGFIVVLLLSCILAFFLNYSIFLNTTLNSALTQTICGNLKWNVIGQFLGFTGSGLYAYYKLIGI; encoded by the exons ATGTCTCTGAAAGCATCTTATTCATCGGAGAATCTGATTCTTCCGGTATCCGATCCTCCAAACGATGAAGACCGAGAGAGGCTTTTGAAGAGCGATGATACGATCCTCAGAGGTTCTTCCATGACTAAACGTGGAGCATTCGCTGCTATCTCTTACATGTCTTGCGCTG tgCTCTTGGTGATGTTCAATAAGGCGGCTCTTTCATCTTATGACTTTCCATCTGCAAATTTCATCGCTCTTCTTCAG ATGGTATGTTCGTGTTGTTTTCTATATGTATTGAGGTCATGGAGGATAATTTCTTTCACAACAGGTGAAGCAGTAATTATAGCTGAtaactcaaaaatatttgtgtcattcaaGACTTTGAGGCACACTCTTCCTATAGCTGGATCATATTTACTTTATATG CTAGTCACCATGGAGTCTGTTCGTGGAGTAAATGTTCCAATGTATACCACCCTTAGGAGGACCACAGTAGTATTTACAATGATTGTGGAGTATATGCTGGTGGGGCAACGGTATACACCTTCTATAATTTTCAG TGTTGGCTTGATTGTCTTCGGTGCATTTGTTGCTGGAGCGCGGGACTTATCTTTTGATGCCTACGGTTATGCCGTTGTTTTCCTGTCAAACATTACAACAGCTATATATCTTGCAACGATATCTCGTGTTG GAAAAACTAGTGGCCTTAATAGCTTTGGGCTTATGTGGTGCAATG GTATCATATGCGGGccaattttgtttgtttggacATTTGTTCGGGGTGACTTGAAGATGACTATTAATTTTCCTCATCTGCTTTCGCTTGGTTTTATT GTTGTTTTGCTTCTATCCTGCATCCTAGCTTTCTTCCTGAATTACAGTATTTTCCTGAACACAACTCTGAATTCAGCTCTGACACAGACAATTTGTGGTAACTTGAAG TGGAATGTAATTGGACAGTTTCTCGGTTTTACGGGTTCTGGTTTATATGCCTACTATAAGCTAATTGGCATCTAA
- the LOC101499177 gene encoding UDP-N-acetylglucosamine transporter UGNT1-like isoform X1: MSLKASYSSENLILPVSDPPNDEDRERLLKSDDTILRGSSMTKRGAFAAISYMSCAVLLVMFNKAALSSYDFPSANFIALLQMVCSCCFLYVLRSWRIISFTTGEAVIIADNSKIFVSFKTLRHTLPIAGSYLLYMLVTMESVRGVNVPMYTTLRRTTVVFTMIVEYMLVGQRYTPSIIFSVGLIVFGAFVAGARDLSFDAYGYAVVFLSNITTAIYLATISRVGKTSGLNSFGLMWCNGIICGPILFVWTFVRGDLKMTINFPHLLSLGFIVVLLLSCILAFFLNYSIFLNTTLNSALTQTICGNLKDLFTIGFGWIIFGGLPFDFWNVIGQFLGFTGSGLYAYYKLIGI; encoded by the exons ATGTCTCTGAAAGCATCTTATTCATCGGAGAATCTGATTCTTCCGGTATCCGATCCTCCAAACGATGAAGACCGAGAGAGGCTTTTGAAGAGCGATGATACGATCCTCAGAGGTTCTTCCATGACTAAACGTGGAGCATTCGCTGCTATCTCTTACATGTCTTGCGCTG tgCTCTTGGTGATGTTCAATAAGGCGGCTCTTTCATCTTATGACTTTCCATCTGCAAATTTCATCGCTCTTCTTCAG ATGGTATGTTCGTGTTGTTTTCTATATGTATTGAGGTCATGGAGGATAATTTCTTTCACAACAGGTGAAGCAGTAATTATAGCTGAtaactcaaaaatatttgtgtcattcaaGACTTTGAGGCACACTCTTCCTATAGCTGGATCATATTTACTTTATATG CTAGTCACCATGGAGTCTGTTCGTGGAGTAAATGTTCCAATGTATACCACCCTTAGGAGGACCACAGTAGTATTTACAATGATTGTGGAGTATATGCTGGTGGGGCAACGGTATACACCTTCTATAATTTTCAG TGTTGGCTTGATTGTCTTCGGTGCATTTGTTGCTGGAGCGCGGGACTTATCTTTTGATGCCTACGGTTATGCCGTTGTTTTCCTGTCAAACATTACAACAGCTATATATCTTGCAACGATATCTCGTGTTG GAAAAACTAGTGGCCTTAATAGCTTTGGGCTTATGTGGTGCAATG GTATCATATGCGGGccaattttgtttgtttggacATTTGTTCGGGGTGACTTGAAGATGACTATTAATTTTCCTCATCTGCTTTCGCTTGGTTTTATT GTTGTTTTGCTTCTATCCTGCATCCTAGCTTTCTTCCTGAATTACAGTATTTTCCTGAACACAACTCTGAATTCAGCTCTGACACAGACAATTTGTGGTAACTTGAAG GATCTATTTACTATTGGCTTTGGCTGGATTATTTTTGGTGGGCTACCATTTGATTTT TGGAATGTAATTGGACAGTTTCTCGGTTTTACGGGTTCTGGTTTATATGCCTACTATAAGCTAATTGGCATCTAA
- the LOC101498854 gene encoding auxin-responsive protein IAA28, whose product MELQLSLSLPIHSIEGFDPYDHGLINHSGCSEKKKHVKNKRSFEESFGYYLKPLSLLVWSGQPNEEDNHRNEKMNTNIHTSNNEGKEYLVGWPPIKSWRKKELHHQQQHHGQIRMQGIENQSRGSKPLYVKVNMEGVVIGRQINLRLYNSYQTLTDSLISMFVKCQNFEEDGSNYTLTFQTKQGDWMLTGHIPWQSFIGTVRRLAILRNTK is encoded by the exons ATGGAGCTTCAATTAAGCCTTTCTCTCCCCATTCATTCCATTGAGGGATTTGATCCTTACGATCATGGTTTAATTAATCACAGTGGTTGTTCTGAAAAAAAGAAACATGTCAAAAACAAACGTAGCTTCGAAGAATCCTTTGGATATTATTTGAAACCTTTGTCTTTATTAGTATGGAGTGGACAGCCAAATGAGGAAGATAACCACCGCAATGAAAAAATGAACACAAACATTCACACATCAAACAA TGAAGGAAAAGAATATTTGGTGGGGTGGCCACCAATAAAATCATGGAGGAAGAAAGAACTTCATCATCAGCAGCAGCATCATGGTCAAATCAGGATGCAAGGTATTGAAAATCAAAGTAGAGGATCAAAGCCTTTATATGTTAAGGTTAACATGGAAGGTGTTGTCATAGGAAGGCAAATCAATTTGAGACTCTACAATTCATATCAGACTCTCACAGATTCATTGATTAGCATGTTTGTTAAAT GccaaaattttgaagaagatggATCAAATTATACACTCACCTTTCAAACTAAACAGGGGGACTGGATGCTTACTGGACATATACCATGGCA ATCCTTCATTGGTACGGTGCGGCGTCTGGCCATATTAAGGAATACAAAATGA